GCAGCATAGAAAATAAATGGATATAAGAATTCATAAAAAGGAAAGAAAGAGATTTCCACCCTGGAAATTTCTTTTTTAATTATTTTTAACTTATATTAAAACTACTTTTTTAATTTATTTTGGGACTAATTTTATTAATTTAAATTTTTTGATTTGTTTTCAACCTGTTTTATTAAATTACCTTTTTAATTTGTTTTTTAACATATTTTATTAACTTATCTTTTTAGTTTACTTATCTCTGTTAATTCCCATTACAAAACTTATTTACATTCTTACAGTTTAGATATTTTGAAATCAATATTTATTTAAGTCATCCTGCCAAAGGTTGAGGGCATGGAAACCCTTGAAACCCTGGATACATTAAATAACAGTACCCTGGATGCGATAGAAACCCCTGATTCTATTGCAGAAAATATATCCTATTTAGACAGAGTACTGCAGAATACATTCACATGGTTCTCGGAAAACCTGGATACGATGTTATTCGTTATTTTTATAGGAATGGCAACCATCCTTGCCGCAAGAACCATAAACAACTTTTTGACGAGATATTATGAGAGAGCAAGCAGCCGACTGCATATTGATATCACAACTTTCAGGATGTTCAGACACATAGTGGTTGCAGCAGTCTATTTTATAGGACTGGTTGTTGTAATATTCCATATCCCAAGCCTGCGCAGTCTCTCGATAGCGATGTTATCAGGTGCCGGGCTCGCTGGAATAGTAATCGGTTTTGCAGCCCAGAACACTCTGAGCAATATTATTGCAGGGATTGCCCTTGCTCTATTCCAACCTTTCAGGGTCGGAGACAGGCTAACTATTATGAACGAATTCGGAAAGGTTACGGACATTAACCTCAGACATACTGTAATTCTAACATGGGATAACAGGCGCCTTATCATCCCCAATTCAGTAATCAGCAGCGAGGCAATAGTTAACTGGACAATAGAAGACCCTGCAGTTATCTGGCCATTAGATGTAGGGATCAGCTATGACTCGGACATCAGCCTGGCAAAGAAAATAATGGTCGAAGAAGCCAGAAAGCATCCCAAGGTTATGACTCCCCAGATCCTGGAGTACAGCGTTGTGAAACCCGGTTTACTTAAATCCGAGACTTTTGCAAACGGGCTCATGAACCCGTCCGTACTCCATGCTGTAGACCCGGATTTCAGGGAAAGAGGGCAGGTTAAAGTATACGTGACAGAGTTTGGAGATTCTGCAATTAATCTTCGCGTGAATATGTGGTTTAAGGACAGGAGTGACGCATACGGTGCGGGGTGCGAAATCAGGGAAGCAATCAAAAAGCGTTTTGACGATGAAGGCATTGAAATTCCCTATCCTTACAGGACCATTGTGTACAAAACAGATATTGAAAATGAAAAGATCTCTAAAAAACCTTCCCCGGCAGAAGAAGCCAAAAAGGTCTCGGGAGAACAGGCTAACTGAAACCGGCGAGAAAAAACTCGCCAGCAGCTCAATAAAAGGCTAGAGTAACTGGAAAGTATTACGAGTCGATCATGAGTTGATATTCAGGCAATCATACAGGGTACAAAACAGGGAAATAAAAAATAAGATAGTAGAATGAATAAAAAAGAAGCCATAAAAATCGCTAAAAAACAAGTTAAGGATAAAGAAATGTCAAAGATAAAAGAATTCCATAGATGAATGTCAAAAATAAAGGAATTCTATAGATAAAGAAATTCTATAGATAAAGGAATGTTAAAGATAAAGGAGTTCTATAGATAAAGGAATGTTAAGAGAGAAATAAAGTAAGAAAAGCTAAATGGTGAAAGGAATTTAAAGCTCCCTTTCATCAATCACTCTTTTTGTCTTTTTCATGCTTCTTGGAAGCTCCCCAAGCTTCACGCCCATGATATCCACAGTTACTCCGATAAAATCCTTGAACGCTTTTCCAAGGGCTTTTTCAGTTTTTGCTTTCTTTGCAGGGTCTTCTGCCCCTTCGATTTCAACCCTGAAAGTCATGCTGTCCCTGCCGTCTTTACGGGTAAGGAGGATCTGGTACTCACTGCTCACCCCGGGAACTTTCTGGATGATATCCTCAATCTGTCCGGGATAGATATTTACAGCCTTGAATTTTATGCGGTCATCAGACCTTCCGAGAATCCTGTCTATTCTGGGGAAAGGGCAGCCACATTTGCATAGCCCCGGGATTATGCGCGTCAGATCTCTTGTCCTGTAGCGGATCAGGGGAGCGCCTTCTTTAGTAAGCGTGGTGATAACAAGTTCTCCAAGGGTGCCGTCAGGAAGCTGCTCGCCGGTTATAGGGTCGATGATCTCAAAAAGCAGGTTGTCAGACCAGTAATGCATACCTTCATGGTAAGAGCAGTCAAGGGCAATTCCGGGACCATAGATTTCTGTCAGCCCGTAGATGTCAAAGGTCTCGATTCCAAGTTCGTTTTCGATTCTGCTGCGCATCTTTTCGCTCCAGCGTTCCGATCCGATAACACCTGTTCGGAGATGGATCCGGTCCTTTAAGCCGCGTTTTTCGATCTCCTCGGCAAGCAAAAGAGCATACGAAGAAGTGCTTGCAAGAGCCGTGGTCTTCAGATCCACAAGCATCTCAAGCTGTTTTTCAGTATTTCCGGGACCTGTGGGGATCGCCATCGCTCCGAGGCGTTCGGCTCCGAGCTGGAACCCTATCCCTGCAGTCCAGAGCCCGTACCCAGGAGTTATCTGGATCCTGTCCTGGTTGGTAAGCCCTGCCAGCATATAGCAACGCATCATAAGCTCTGCCCAGGTATCAACATCGTTTCGGGTATAGGGAATAATGACAGGCTTGCCTGTAGTTCCAGAAGAAGAATGGATCCTGACAACCGCAGAGTCAGGCACTGCCTGCAGACCAAGAGGGTATGCATCCCTCAGTTCTTCTTTATGAGTAAAAGGAAGGAGTTTCAGGTCTTCGAGAGACTTTATTTTTTCTATGTCCACGTTTGCTTCCCTGAATTTCTTCTGGTAAAACGGGCTGCCCTGAACTACACGTTTAAGCAGGTCCTTCAGTTTTGCAAGAGTATCTTCTTCCGAGAGTTTGGGATTGTAGAGCTGGACATCAGGATCGAGTTCAGACTCCAGGGTTGCTTCATACATTTGATTTCACCTTCTGTTTCCCGTCCTGAGACGTGGAGATTAGCTTGATTTTTTTGACAGCTTCTTCAAAAGCAGCCCTGTTTACAGCCCTGTGTTTTTCAGGAATTTCAGCTTCCATTAATGCCAGGACGATTTCTTTTGAAAAAGGTAATATGCCCATACCCGCAGCCGCTCCAATCATTGCAACATTGGCAGCTCTGTATGTCCCTGCTTCTTCTGCAAGCCTCGTGAAATCCAGGCAGAAGAAATCAGGAAACCCTGTTTTCAGGTAAGACAGCAGAGCCCCGGGATTATATTCAGGGCTTCCGGGAGGCTTTGATGCAGGTGGTATGGCATGAGAGTTTACTATTATTTTTCCGCCTTCTTTCAGGAACGGGAGATTCCTTATGGTTTCTGCGGGTTCAAGCCCTATGAGCAGGTCTGCCTTCCCTTCCGGGATAAGGGAACCTGAAATCTCGTCTCCTATCCTGACATGGCTGCTCACAGAACCCTCCCTCTGGGACATGCCTATGGTTTCGGCAGTACTCACACGGAACCCGGCTTTCATTGCAGAAAGTGCAAGAATTCGGGAAGCAAGCACAACCCCCTGCCCTCCGACCCCTGCAATAAGGATATCGTATTTCATTCCTGCAGGTCTTTTTGTCCCTTCCGCAGTTCTTTCAGAGATTGTTCCTTCGTCCTTCATTTCTTCACCCCGGTTTCTATTATGGCTCCTGAAGGACAGACCTGTGCACAGAGCCCGCAGCCGCTGCAGCTGTCCTGGATGACAGGCTTTTCTTCTCCCGCAGGAAGGAAAAGAGCAGGGCAGCCGAGCTGCTTTACACAGAGCCCGCAGCCTGTACAGCTTTCAGTATCAATTTCGAAGCGTATTACGGGTTTTGTAATCCCCACGCATTTTCCTTTAAACACGACTGCGGAAGGACCTTTAAATTCCACGGCTTCTTTTGCTGCCTCAATGCAGCCTTCAAGGCTATTTTCCAGGCTGTCTATGTCCACGGACCTTACAAGTTCAACCCCACAGCTCCGTATCACATCGGAGATGTCAACGGCTTTTGACGGGCTTCCAAGTACGGTAACTCCGATTCCCGGATGAGTCTGGTGTCCTGTCATGGCAGTCGTGCGGTTGTCAAGGACTGCAAGGGTAACATCGGATCCATTGTAAACCGCATTTATCACAGCCGGGATGCCTGAATGGAAAAAGGTCGAGTCCCCTATGAAAGCCACCTGCTTAACCCCGGGATTCGCACGGGAAAGGCCTCCTGCGATGCTCATGCCCGCCCCCATGCAGAGGCAGGTGTCAACCATATTGAGAGGGTGTGCGTTTCCGAGGGTATAGCAGCCGATATCCCCGGAAAAAATAGTCTCGACCTGAAAATCCTTTTTAAGCTGCTTTGAAGCCTGCTTGAAAGCATAAAAAACAGTCCTGTGCATGCAGCCGGCACAGAGGGTTGGAGCCCGGACTGGCAGAGGCGGGAGCCCACTTCTGGGAATTGCAGGGGCAGAATGGGATAGTCGAGAAGTTTCCCCAAGTTCTGCAAGCACTTTGTTTATGCAGTCAATGATAATATCAACGTTATACTCTCCGCTCACCGGGAAAAAGCCGTTCTTTTTTCCGTAAACATCAGCAGGCAGATGAGCCCTTCCTATGAGCTGGAGTGCCTGTTCTTCAAGGTAAGGGTCAAGTTCTTCGACCACTATCAGTTTTTCGATCCCCTTTAAGAAAGAAAGGGCTGCCTTTTCAGGAAAAGGATAAACTGTCCCGACCCGGAAGAGAGTGAAAAGCTCTTCAAAACCCTTTACAGCTTCCTTTACATAGAGGGCTGAAACCCCTGAAGCCATGATCCCTATTTTCCCGCTTCCGGAAACGGAATTGTACTTAAGCTCAGAAAAGAGGTCCGAAAGCTGTACCTGCACATTTTCAAGCCAGGGGTGACGCTCTGCAGTGAGCCTTGGAAATATCGTCCAGCGCCTGTCCTTTGTAAAACCTTCACAGAAAGCTTCAACAGGGGAAGGTTCGGAATTTAAAAGTTCAACATCCCCACTGCTGTGGGAAACCCTTGTTGTGGTCCTGAGGATGACGGGGACTTCAAACTGGTGTGAAATTTCGAAAGCCAGCTTTGTAAGCTCGTAAGCTTCCTGAGGACTTGCAGGGTCAAGGACGGGTATATTTGCAAAATGCCCGAAAGACCTTGTGTCCTGTTCGGTCTGGGAAGAATGGGGTCCCGGGTCGTCTGCGACAAGCAGGACAAGAGCACCTTTTACTCCGATATAGGTCAGGCTCATAAGGGGATCGGATGCAACATTCAAACCAACCTGCTTCATTGTCACAAGAGCCTTTGCTCCGGAGTAAGCCGCCCCTGCAGCCGTTTCCAGTGCAACTTTTTCGTTGCTCGACCACTCGGCATAGACCCCGCATTTTTCGGCGTGCCGGGCAATCGTTTCCAGAGCTTCGGTCGAGGGTGTGCCGGGATACCCTGTAACTACCTGGACTCCTGCTTCTATAGCTCCAAATGCAATGGCTTCATTACCCATTAACAGTTTTTTTTCAGTCAAATAAGCTCATCTCGGATTGTGGGTAATATTTAATGAAATGTATAATTTAGACAGACCTCAAAAGAAATAAAATGAGGTTGAATACAAACCTGAATTCCCAAATGATATGATAAAACTGTTTGAGAATTCGAAAAAGATTTTAAGGAATTCTTCCACCGCTTTCGCTGCGGGAATATGATGTTCATCTATGTACAATGCTGTGGGAAGAAGTACGTAGAATTTGAATATAAAGTTTTTGTTTTATGAGGTTAAGGGGTTATCAAATTACACTTATAAGTATGAAGTTGTTTATGAATATATGATAATTATGAATATGTCAAAATTCAATCTAATTTCGTAAGACCCGAACTTAAACCATATCAACCTTACAAAATGAAGTTATTTAATGAATTATTTTAAGAGGTCCTTAACCTGTTATCTAAAAAACAATTAACATTAAAAAAACGAAGGAAGTATAAGCAATTACCAGATCGCTGGCAAAATAAATCGATGTGCTGAAAAAGAAAGTCGAAGCGCTTAAAAAGACCCTGAAAGAAGATTAACATGTGAGAAACAAATGTTTTTTCTTTAATCCTTTAACCCTAAAACTTAATCCCTGACATTATGACTTGAAAATTTTTATAATTTTAAACTGACTCCCAGACCAAGATTCCCAAGTTTTAACCATCTTCAGTATTATACGATTTTGAATCGTTTGTAAACGGTTATATACGACATTTTAACGCTGAAGCGATACTAATTATAATCCTCTGTTTACACAGTTTTTCTCCCGAACATCACTGCAAACTGGTAATATTTGTAAATACAGCTCACATCACGGAAACCTGCTTCTTTAAGCCAGTTAAGCTGCTGATTCATTTCTATATCTTTATCAAGCTTTGACCTTTCATAGCCAGCAGCTATTTCCTCTTCTGTCAGGCCGCTATTTTCGACATACTGTCTCCAGATTGTCTTATTCAGGTTTTCTATGAAAGCAGTTTCTCCGTGTACCAGATCCGCATTAATAAAAATCCCGCTTTCTTTAAGAATGGAATAGCTTCTTTTGTAAAGCTCTTTTTTATCCTCATCTTCAAGATGGTGGATGGATAAGGCTGAAACTACCATATCATATTTTTCTTCGAAATCGTATTTTGAATAATCTGCTTCAATATATTTTACTTTTAAATTGCCCCTGAACCTGTTTTTTGCAATTTCAAGCATTTTTTCCGACATGTCAACGAGGGTAAACGTTGCCTCAGGATATTTTTCCATCAAAAATGCCGATAAAAGTCCAGTTCCAGCGCCCAGGTCCAGTATATCAGGGTTTTCCGTATCCACCGATGCTATGGACACGGATACTCCATAAAAATCATCGAAGCACGGTATAAACTTCCTTCTCTGTTCATCATACTTTCCTGAAACAGCATCAAACTTTCTCTTAATTTCGCTCATTTTTTCTCCGCTTTCTCCGGGTTTTGAACTCAGGAACGAATCTTCATTTTTTCACTCATTTTTACCCATTAATACTACCGCATACAATTAATTCATTTTGACATATCAACCGTGACTGCAAATAAATTTCAGCCCCTAAAAACTGATATTTAACTGATATTCGTACATCTCTGCAGGGCTCAAAAAATAATTTATTTATATTTTGCGGCAATGTTACAGTCATGCACTGCGAAGATAAAACGGCAGACAGTGCCGATAAGAGTAGAGAGTTTGGCGTACTGGGAAATGTCCTGATGGAACTGCAGAGAGAAGAACTTGAGGAAATTGACACATGCCTTGAGGAAACCCGGAAAGCCGGCGTGACACAGAATACTGCGGAGATATTGGCAGAGATCAATGCATCATTAAAAGAGATTGCTGCGACGCAGAAGAAAATACTGGAAGAACTGCAAAAAAACAGGACAGATTAAGTTCCATTTCATTTTTCCCAACACTTTAATGCTGCTTTAGGTCCACAATTATATTTTGGGCATGGGTGGATTGGAATAAAACAGGTACAAATTCACAAAAAACCTCTGGACAGGAGGTCAGCCCGGGGAATGATTTCCAGAGAAGTGATTCCGGGTGTGGGGGATTATGAAAGAGGTTTTGTCCAACATAGAGAGATTTTCACATACGATTGCTCCCCACAACCCATTAAATATAATGCATCAGTTGTATTTATACTTCACTTATGAAAGGAGAATCTACACGCCGTTATTCAGGCCGGCCTGCTGGTCAAAGCTCAGCATAGATTATTCCTGATGGGCAGACCATCAATCAAGCCGTAAAAGATGTGGGAGGTTCAGGTCAAAGATTTCTGCTTACTCATTTAAATTCTGATTATTCTTTCAGTTTCATGGGCTCTCCGCAGCAGTCAATATCACCCTTACAGCCCATGGAGCAGTGTCCGTCTCCGCACTGATTGACCACTTCAAGTTCGAGCCCGCATTTTTCGCAGACAAGAATCTGGCCCTGTTTTAGATTGGTGCAGTTCACTATTATCCCCTCCGGATATTTGACAGAGAAAATATGTAATTTAGGTTAAAATCGGTTTTGAAACAATAATCCTGAAGATTGGTCCGGAGACTCAGAGGATAAGGTTGGTTCAGAAAGTCTCTTCGAGTCTTTTTCTTGCCGCACAGCTTTCAAGGGAAGCGGATGCAACCGCTTTTGCAACTGCAGGGACCACGTGTTTGTCAAGAGGGTCAGGGATTATATGGTCTTCCGAAAGCTCGCCTGAAGTCACAACATTTGCAAGGGCATGGGCTGCTGCCATTTCCATTTCAGGGGTTATCTTCCTTGCACAGGTTCCGAGAGCTCCTTTAAAGATTCCAGGGAAACTCAGGCAGTTGTTCAGCTGATTTGGGAAATCCGACCTGCCTGTAGCAACAATTCTTGCCCCAGCCCTTTTTGCAGCCTCGGGCATGATCTCAGGAACAGGGTTTGCCATAGCCATCACTATTGCATCTTTAGCCATGGAGCGGACCATGCTCCCGGTTACTATCCCTCCAACCGAGACCCCTATAAACAGGTCAGCCCCCGGAAAAACTTCTTTGAGCTCTCCTTTTAACCTCTCAGGGTTCGTAATCCTGGAGATTTCGTCCTTGATAGTGTTCATGCCCTTTTCCCTGCCTTCATACACAATTCCCTGGCTGTCGCAGGCAAGGATTTTTGCAGGATTTGCTCCCGCCCGGACAAGGAACTTTAAAATTGCAACCCCGGCAGCCCCGAGCCCTGAGATTACTATTTTTAGTTCTGCCAGATCCTTTTTTACAATTTTAAGGGCATTAAGGAGCCCGGCAAATACGACAATGGCTGTACCGTGCTGATCGTCATGGAGAACAGGGATTTCAAGCTCTTCCCTGAGCCTTGCTTCGATTTCAAAACAGCGGGGGGCACTGATGTCTTCAAGATTGATCCCTCCAAATGCCGGAGCCATGTTTTTTACAGCTTTTATAACCTCTTCTGTGTCCTGAGTGCCCAGGCAGATAGGAAAAGCGTCTATTCCGGCAAATTCTTTAAAGATTATAGCTTTTCCTTCCATAATAGGTAGAGCCGCATAAGGGCCAATGTTCCCAAGCCCGAGTACAGCTGACCCGTCAGTCACCACAGCAACTGTATTTTTCTTGAGGGTATAAAGGTAAGCAAGGTCCCGGTTTTCCCTGATTTTCCGGCAGGGTTCGGCAACTCCGGGAGTATAAGCAACGCCGAGGTCATGAATTGTACGGAGGCGGACTTTGCTTGCAACTTCAAGTACACCTCCAAGTCTCCTGTGCATTGCAAGCGATTCCTGATAAAGTGAAGCATGTGTGCCATCATCTGGTTCAATATCCTTTTCAGTTCCCTGCCCGGAGGCTTTTTGTGAATTATATTCAGAGTTTTTCTCAGTCTTTTCATTCAGACCTCCATCAGGGTCTGAAACCAAACGAATATCTCTAATTTTAATAACCCCCTGCAGATATAACAGACTTCATTCAGGACTTTTAGACTCCGAAACCTGATTTTAAAACCTGATTTTAATACATGATTTTAATACATGATATAAAAATATGGTTTTGAAACCTGATTTTAAACATGATTTGACAGATATCTTTCTGTGTAATAATCTATACAGACAATAATAAATCCAGTGGTAAGAATTCAGAAGCTTAATTTCTTTCCAGAAAAAGATATACCTTTGAAGGAGAAATTAACCTGCATGCAGGTAAAAGGAATTGCCCGTGATACCCTTGATTTTATCCTTGAAGCCAGCAGGTCAATGGCTCCCGAAGAGTTTGCCGGACTTTTGCAGGAAAAGGACGGAATAATTACCGAGGTGCTTATCCTTCCCGGAACTGAATCAAGTGATACAAGCGCAGTTCTAAGGCTTTACATGATGCCAAACATGAAAGCAACAGGTTCTGTCCACAGCCATCCCGGGCACAACAGGAGTCCCTCTGAAGCCGACCTTCATCTCTTTTCGAAAACAGGAAACTGCCATATCATAGTGGGCAAACCTTACAGCAGGCAAAGCTGGACCTGCTATGACAGGAAAGGAAAGATAAGAGATCTTCCTGTCCTTAATATAGAGTTTGAAGAGGACGAGGAGATTTGAGGGTAAAAGAGTTGAGATAAGAAAATTGAGATAAAAATTGAAGTAAGAGAGTTGAAGAAAAAATAGAGGAAAAAATTTGAGGTAAAAAATTTGAGATAAGAAAATTGAGGTGAGAAGTTGAGGGAAAACATTCGAGGTAAGAGAGTTGAAGTAAAAAATTGAGGCAGCAATTTGAGGTAAAATGTCTATCACCGAAACAGTATTAAACATTTCTTTTGTGAAAATTCCCGAAAGCAGCATTTTTTCCAGAAAATGTCTTTAACCCGCCGCCTGTCTGCTTTATTGCCTACCAAAAACATTTTATTCACATATACACATTATTTATGGGATACATCCTTCACCTTTGTTCAAAGGCAGATATTTTAACTTAAAGGTTGTATCCGGAAAATATATCTGGAGTTCAAGATCCAGATAGCCTTCACATATCTGGAGGTAGTAATCCTAATGCCTACATGCCAAGACTGCAGATTTTATACGGCTATTGATGAGATAAAAGGCGAATGTTTCAGCCTTGGATTTGAAGTACGCGGGAAAACCGATTCCAAGAAGTGCCCGGAGCGGGCTTTCAGGCCAAATAAAGGTCCCAAATCGAAAAAAGCCGGAGCGGCAAGGTATTAAAATGAATAGCGAATTGGGGACGAAAAAAGCTCGGTTAAATGAGGTAGAAAGTGTAAAAGTACATTGATCGAGCTTCTACTGGAAAAATACCGGAAAGCGCAAAAACCTTTTTTCTGCTTGCCGGAATCAAACGAAACTCAGGTTAAACCCTGTTCAATATTTTTCTTTTTCGCTCTGTTTTTACTTTTAATTTTATTTAGATGTGGTTTTCTGCGGAAACCGTAATATATTCAGGTATGGTCTTTGTGTTGCTGCTGTTTTCATTTGTTACTGTAAGGCTTACGTCATACTTTCCGGGTTTGGTAAACGTGTGAGTTGCATTCAGGGCGTGTCTGGAATAAATACCGTCTCCGAAATCCCATAACCAGTAAACAGGTTCTCCCGTACTTCTGTCGGCGAATAATACTTTTAAGGGCGAGTTTCCTGAAGTGGTATTTGCAGAAAAGTCAGCAACAGGTGCTTTCAGTGAAGGTTCCGCTTCTGAAACTGTACACATGTAAATGTCCTTATTTGTTACATATAAATGATCATTCTGTTTGTATTCGTTGCGACAATCCGTCCAGACTATCCTATCGCCATAAATTGCAGGGTTTAATTGCGCTGAGTTGTTTGAAGTAATCCGGGTTTCCACATGAGTGGAAAGATCATATATGTAAATATCAGGATTATTATTCCGGCTATCGACCCATGCTATTTTATCACCATAGATGGCAGGATACTCCTGGGACCCTTTGTCAATTGTGATTCGAGTTTCCCTGGAAGTTGAAATATTGTACATATAAATATCCCAGCCTCTATTGCGCCAATCTGCCCACACAATTCTGTCTCCGTATATATCA
This window of the Methanosarcina mazei S-6 genome carries:
- a CDS encoding mechanosensitive ion channel family protein, translated to METLETLDTLNNSTLDAIETPDSIAENISYLDRVLQNTFTWFSENLDTMLFVIFIGMATILAARTINNFLTRYYERASSRLHIDITTFRMFRHIVVAAVYFIGLVVVIFHIPSLRSLSIAMLSGAGLAGIVIGFAAQNTLSNIIAGIALALFQPFRVGDRLTIMNEFGKVTDINLRHTVILTWDNRRLIIPNSVISSEAIVNWTIEDPAVIWPLDVGISYDSDISLAKKIMVEEARKHPKVMTPQILEYSVVKPGLLKSETFANGLMNPSVLHAVDPDFRERGQVKVYVTEFGDSAINLRVNMWFKDRSDAYGAGCEIREAIKKRFDDEGIEIPYPYRTIVYKTDIENEKISKKPSPAEEAKKVSGEQAN
- the iorA gene encoding indolepyruvate ferredoxin oxidoreductase subunit alpha, with translation MTEKKLLMGNEAIAFGAIEAGVQVVTGYPGTPSTEALETIARHAEKCGVYAEWSSNEKVALETAAGAAYSGAKALVTMKQVGLNVASDPLMSLTYIGVKGALVLLVADDPGPHSSQTEQDTRSFGHFANIPVLDPASPQEAYELTKLAFEISHQFEVPVILRTTTRVSHSSGDVELLNSEPSPVEAFCEGFTKDRRWTIFPRLTAERHPWLENVQVQLSDLFSELKYNSVSGSGKIGIMASGVSALYVKEAVKGFEELFTLFRVGTVYPFPEKAALSFLKGIEKLIVVEELDPYLEEQALQLIGRAHLPADVYGKKNGFFPVSGEYNVDIIIDCINKVLAELGETSRLSHSAPAIPRSGLPPLPVRAPTLCAGCMHRTVFYAFKQASKQLKKDFQVETIFSGDIGCYTLGNAHPLNMVDTCLCMGAGMSIAGGLSRANPGVKQVAFIGDSTFFHSGIPAVINAVYNGSDVTLAVLDNRTTAMTGHQTHPGIGVTVLGSPSKAVDISDVIRSCGVELVRSVDIDSLENSLEGCIEAAKEAVEFKGPSAVVFKGKCVGITKPVIRFEIDTESCTGCGLCVKQLGCPALFLPAGEEKPVIQDSCSGCGLCAQVCPSGAIIETGVKK
- a CDS encoding NAD(P)-dependent malic enzyme produces the protein MVSDPDGGLNEKTEKNSEYNSQKASGQGTEKDIEPDDGTHASLYQESLAMHRRLGGVLEVASKVRLRTIHDLGVAYTPGVAEPCRKIRENRDLAYLYTLKKNTVAVVTDGSAVLGLGNIGPYAALPIMEGKAIIFKEFAGIDAFPICLGTQDTEEVIKAVKNMAPAFGGINLEDISAPRCFEIEARLREELEIPVLHDDQHGTAIVVFAGLLNALKIVKKDLAELKIVISGLGAAGVAILKFLVRAGANPAKILACDSQGIVYEGREKGMNTIKDEISRITNPERLKGELKEVFPGADLFIGVSVGGIVTGSMVRSMAKDAIVMAMANPVPEIMPEAAKRAGARIVATGRSDFPNQLNNCLSFPGIFKGALGTCARKITPEMEMAAAHALANVVTSGELSEDHIIPDPLDKHVVPAVAKAVASASLESCAARKRLEETF
- a CDS encoding phenylacetate--CoA ligase family protein, giving the protein MYEATLESELDPDVQLYNPKLSEEDTLAKLKDLLKRVVQGSPFYQKKFREANVDIEKIKSLEDLKLLPFTHKEELRDAYPLGLQAVPDSAVVRIHSSSGTTGKPVIIPYTRNDVDTWAELMMRCYMLAGLTNQDRIQITPGYGLWTAGIGFQLGAERLGAMAIPTGPGNTEKQLEMLVDLKTTALASTSSYALLLAEEIEKRGLKDRIHLRTGVIGSERWSEKMRSRIENELGIETFDIYGLTEIYGPGIALDCSYHEGMHYWSDNLLFEIIDPITGEQLPDGTLGELVITTLTKEGAPLIRYRTRDLTRIIPGLCKCGCPFPRIDRILGRSDDRIKFKAVNIYPGQIEDIIQKVPGVSSEYQILLTRKDGRDSMTFRVEIEGAEDPAKKAKTEKALGKAFKDFIGVTVDIMGVKLGELPRSMKKTKRVIDEREL
- a CDS encoding class I SAM-dependent methyltransferase, with protein sequence MSEIKRKFDAVSGKYDEQRRKFIPCFDDFYGVSVSIASVDTENPDILDLGAGTGLLSAFLMEKYPEATFTLVDMSEKMLEIAKNRFRGNLKVKYIEADYSKYDFEEKYDMVVSALSIHHLEDEDKKELYKRSYSILKESGIFINADLVHGETAFIENLNKTIWRQYVENSGLTEEEIAAGYERSKLDKDIEMNQQLNWLKEAGFRDVSCIYKYYQFAVMFGRKTV
- a CDS encoding indolepyruvate oxidoreductase subunit beta; translation: MKDEGTISERTAEGTKRPAGMKYDILIAGVGGQGVVLASRILALSAMKAGFRVSTAETIGMSQREGSVSSHVRIGDEISGSLIPEGKADLLIGLEPAETIRNLPFLKEGGKIIVNSHAIPPASKPPGSPEYNPGALLSYLKTGFPDFFCLDFTRLAEEAGTYRAANVAMIGAAAGMGILPFSKEIVLALMEAEIPEKHRAVNRAAFEEAVKKIKLISTSQDGKQKVKSNV
- a CDS encoding Mov34/MPN/PAD-1 family protein — translated: MQVKGIARDTLDFILEASRSMAPEEFAGLLQEKDGIITEVLILPGTESSDTSAVLRLYMMPNMKATGSVHSHPGHNRSPSEADLHLFSKTGNCHIIVGKPYSRQSWTCYDRKGKIRDLPVLNIEFEEDEEI